In Bacillota bacterium, the sequence CTTTTCAAGCTCCGGCCGAGAGCTTCGCTGTGGTGGATCCGCGGACGGTGGAAGCGGTAGTGGCCTATATCAAGGAAGAGTCCAAAGCGGGAGAAGTATGGGTAGGTGACAACCCTTCACTTGGACTTCACGTGGGTCGTGCTAAACCGGCTTTTGTCGCTGCGGGCATGGAAGAGGCGGCTTATCGAGGCGGCGCCGACAAAGTTATCTACTTTGATGAAGCGGCTACAGTGGTAGTAGACATCCCACTGGCCAAGGTGTTTAAGCGAGCCGAAGTATTCCTTCCTTTCCTTGAGGCCGACGTGGTTATTAATCTCCCCAAACTGAAAGTACATTTAGCCGGCACAGTTACTTTGGGCTTGAAAAACTGGAACGGCATTATTCCTAATCGGCACCCTGACGAGCAGCAACAAGGAGCGCACCGGATCGATTTGGGACAAAAATTTGCTGACTTATACCGAGTGCGGAAGGCCGATTTGACCATTATCGACGGTATTATCGGCATGGAAGGTCAAGGACCGCATGCAGGTACACCGGTGGAGATGAATCTAATTGTTACCGGAGCTGATACTGTGGCTGTGGATGCAGTAGCCAGCTATACTATGGGCTTTGATCCGGTGGAAATACCCGCAGTTAGGATCGCTGCCAACGAAGGACTGGGTGTGGCGGATCTGGATGCTATCGAAGTGGTGGGCGAGAACAAAGACGCGGTCCGGCGTGTCTTCAAACGGCCCAACGATAACCCGGTGGGTATGTACCGGGGGTTGACGGTTATCGTTCAACAAACGTGCCCTGGCTGTTACGTCAATATTCGGGGTGCCTTAGATTCATTTAAAAACACCGGTATAGACATGGCCGAATTTGTGGACCGGAAAGGCGAATGTATCTTTGTGGCCGGGGGAGTACCTGATTTCGACCCGGCGCTGGCCCAGGACAAGAACCTGTTCGTTTGCGGCAACTGCTGGAAATATTTCCCTTCCAGTGACAAAGTGGAAGAAGCCATGAGTCGGGCCAAACGTTGCTACCTCTATCCCGGTTGTGCACCGGTATATATCTTCTCCCAGATTAACAAAGATCTCCAAACCTTGGCCCAGGACTAGGGCGGAAACAAAACCGAAAACAGTCCATAAGAAGACGCCTTAAGCTTCTGGCTTA encodes:
- a CDS encoding DUF362 domain-containing protein, with the translated sequence MSRPKVALVKAEGIQGNAEFMGGRFVRYDQDVAAIRAAVKKSVELTIGSLDSIIQPGDRVLIKPNLAFQAPAESFAVVDPRTVEAVVAYIKEESKAGEVWVGDNPSLGLHVGRAKPAFVAAGMEEAAYRGGADKVIYFDEAATVVVDIPLAKVFKRAEVFLPFLEADVVINLPKLKVHLAGTVTLGLKNWNGIIPNRHPDEQQQGAHRIDLGQKFADLYRVRKADLTIIDGIIGMEGQGPHAGTPVEMNLIVTGADTVAVDAVASYTMGFDPVEIPAVRIAANEGLGVADLDAIEVVGENKDAVRRVFKRPNDNPVGMYRGLTVIVQQTCPGCYVNIRGALDSFKNTGIDMAEFVDRKGECIFVAGGVPDFDPALAQDKNLFVCGNCWKYFPSSDKVEEAMSRAKRCYLYPGCAPVYIFSQINKDLQTLAQD